In one window of Streptomyces sp. NBC_01224 DNA:
- a CDS encoding transglycosylase SLT domain-containing protein: MTTNTQTRTSRIARFRTMSVAGIATLGAAAAALTLTSTSAQAAEKAPASASVVRASVDGAQGGRGYANNLDGWIKESLAIMKAKGIPGTYEGLHRNIMRESSGNPNAQNNWDVNARNGIPSKGLLQVIQPTFNAYHVAGTAHDLTNPVANITAAANYAAHRYGSIDNVNSAY, from the coding sequence ATGACCACGAACACGCAGACCCGTACCAGCCGCATCGCCCGCTTCCGCACCATGTCCGTCGCCGGCATCGCCACCCTCGGTGCCGCGGCCGCCGCCCTCACGCTGACGTCGACATCCGCGCAGGCAGCCGAGAAGGCACCGGCGAGCGCCTCCGTGGTCAGGGCTTCCGTGGACGGCGCCCAGGGCGGCAGGGGCTACGCCAACAACCTCGACGGCTGGATCAAGGAATCGCTGGCCATCATGAAGGCCAAGGGCATCCCCGGCACCTACGAGGGCCTGCACCGCAACATCATGCGTGAGTCGAGCGGCAACCCCAACGCCCAGAACAACTGGGACGTCAACGCGCGCAACGGCATACCCTCCAAGGGCCTGCTCCAGGTCATCCAGCCGACCTTCAACGCCTACCACGTCGCCGGCACCGCCCACGACCTCACCAACCCCGTCGCCAACATCACCGCGGCCGCCAACTACGCCGCCCACCGCTACGGGTCGATCGACAACGTCAACTCCGCCTACTGA
- a CDS encoding vitamin K epoxide reductase family protein: protein MSASARESELVAEAFEADDREVHASEDRANDGASGTLDERERTGARQGFAWLLLITAALGLLGSFVITIDKFELLADPGFVPACSLSPVVSCADVMRSEQASVFGFPNPLIGLIAFGVVMGTGAGLLAGARYRRWYWLGLNLGTLFGVGFCMWLMTQALYDIGALCLWCVLVWVATIFVFWHTTVHNLRHGVLPAPRVLVAAVLEFPLAVPVTWCLAIVMLIAIRFWSYWQTFL, encoded by the coding sequence ATGAGCGCGTCGGCACGTGAGTCCGAGCTGGTGGCGGAAGCCTTCGAGGCCGATGACCGGGAGGTTCACGCCTCGGAGGACCGGGCGAACGACGGTGCTTCGGGGACGCTCGACGAACGGGAGCGGACCGGGGCGCGCCAGGGATTCGCATGGCTGCTGCTGATCACCGCCGCCCTCGGGCTGCTCGGCTCTTTCGTGATCACCATCGACAAGTTCGAACTGCTCGCCGACCCAGGGTTCGTTCCCGCCTGCTCGCTGAGCCCCGTGGTGTCCTGCGCCGATGTGATGCGCAGCGAACAGGCGTCGGTGTTCGGCTTCCCCAATCCGCTCATCGGACTGATCGCCTTCGGGGTGGTGATGGGGACCGGCGCGGGCCTGCTCGCAGGCGCGCGCTACCGACGGTGGTACTGGCTGGGGCTGAACCTGGGCACCCTGTTCGGCGTCGGCTTCTGCATGTGGCTGATGACGCAGGCGCTGTACGACATCGGCGCGCTCTGCCTGTGGTGCGTACTCGTGTGGGTGGCCACGATCTTCGTGTTCTGGCACACCACCGTGCACAATCTGCGCCATGGCGTCCTGCCCGCCCCACGCGTCCTCGTCGCGGCGGTACTGGAGTTCCCCCTTGCGGTGCCGGTGACTTGGTGCCTGGCCATCGTCATGCTGATAGCAATCCGGTTCTGGTCGTACTGGCAGACGTTTCTGTGA
- a CDS encoding pyridoxamine 5'-phosphate oxidase family protein — MSHADHQSPRSSVPAAAPTSSAPAHGPAATGPRRTVELTGAQALSLLGGAPLGRIVFTQRALPAIRPVNHLLDLGQIVIRTHQDSDLFAQARHHGGQGVVVAYQADDIDPLTHLGWSVVATGYCRPVTDPDALRRYQRLIRPWSDRVMDCAVRIRPHLVTGIRLTV; from the coding sequence ATGAGCCACGCAGATCATCAATCGCCGCGGTCGTCCGTGCCCGCGGCCGCGCCCACGTCGTCGGCCCCGGCTCACGGCCCGGCGGCCACCGGACCACGCCGCACGGTCGAGTTGACGGGCGCTCAGGCGCTGAGCCTGCTCGGCGGGGCGCCGCTCGGGCGGATCGTATTCACCCAGCGCGCGCTGCCCGCGATCCGGCCGGTGAACCATCTGCTGGACCTCGGCCAGATCGTCATCCGGACCCATCAGGACTCGGACCTGTTCGCCCAGGCCCGGCACCATGGCGGCCAGGGAGTCGTGGTCGCCTACCAGGCTGATGACATCGATCCGCTGACCCATCTGGGCTGGAGCGTCGTCGCGACGGGTTACTGCCGCCCCGTGACCGATCCCGATGCCCTGAGGCGCTACCAACGACTGATCAGGCCCTGGTCTGACCGGGTGATGGACTGTGCGGTCCGCATCCGTCCGCATCTGGTCACCGGGATCCGGCTGACGGTCTGA
- a CDS encoding SAM-dependent methyltransferase, whose translation MNDYALSAPHPTNAHPARVYNVWLGGKDHYPVDQEAAELAARANPTIVPSVRANRAFLGRAVRHLAATGVRQFLDIGTGIPAAENTHEVAQRAAPESRVVYVDNDPIVLSHARALLVSGPEGQTDYVQADARDVDTILDAASRTLDLEQPVGLMLVAILQYIKDAEDPWDVTHRLLDRLAPGSHLVLSHPAVDVTAPEVAESMRIYNERAASHASATPRTHEEVQRFCDGLEILEPGVVTLTRWRPGPSDTPDDTLPMWCAVARKA comes from the coding sequence ATGAACGATTACGCACTGTCCGCACCGCATCCCACGAACGCACACCCCGCCCGCGTTTACAACGTCTGGCTGGGCGGCAAGGATCACTATCCGGTGGATCAGGAGGCAGCCGAACTCGCTGCCCGGGCGAACCCGACAATTGTGCCGTCGGTCCGGGCCAACCGGGCCTTCCTGGGCCGCGCCGTACGTCACCTCGCGGCGACCGGAGTCCGCCAGTTCCTCGACATCGGTACGGGCATTCCCGCCGCAGAGAACACCCACGAGGTGGCCCAGCGGGCCGCTCCCGAATCGCGTGTCGTCTATGTCGACAACGACCCGATCGTCCTCTCCCACGCGCGGGCGCTGCTGGTCAGCGGCCCCGAGGGGCAGACCGACTACGTGCAGGCCGATGCGCGGGACGTGGACACGATTCTCGACGCCGCCTCCCGCACCCTGGATCTGGAGCAGCCGGTCGGCCTCATGCTGGTGGCGATACTGCAGTACATCAAGGACGCCGAGGACCCGTGGGACGTCACCCACCGGCTGCTGGACCGCCTTGCCCCGGGCAGTCACCTCGTCCTGTCCCATCCGGCCGTCGACGTCACCGCCCCCGAGGTCGCCGAATCCATGCGGATCTACAACGAGCGCGCAGCCAGCCACGCCTCCGCCACCCCCCGCACCCACGAAGAGGTTCAACGATTCTGCGATGGCCTGGAAATCCTGGAACCGGGCGTTGTCACCCTGACCCGCTGGCGTCCCGGACCGTCCGACACTCCGGATGACACCCTGCCCATGTGGTGTGCCGTCGCCCGCAAGGCTTAA
- a CDS encoding MFS transporter produces MPSTTVDHSSLPVASLPQVEPPQGRRFNPWLTLLAVAFGLFMVQLDASVVAIANPEIGRSLEASTADLQWVTNAYLLALAASLILGGKLGDRFGRRTYYMVGVVGFTLASVAIGLSGSIEGVIVFRAVQGFFGGLLMPNTLGLLRAVFPPRKFGIAVGIWAMVSAVSTALGPIVGGLLIENVNWESVFYLNAPIGVIALLVSAAVLPQSRNSTGHHRFDVPGVVLLALGLLCVVFGVVKGETWGWASAGTLGVVAAGVLILVGFGWYENRIAHPLLPMRLFRIRALTVGTIITALNFFVMLGVIFFVMLYLQNVRGFSPVEAGVRTLPLSLASLVASPLGAALTGRFGPRLSMPLGMLLQAAATFGLLSWDTGSSYATMWPPFIALGLGVGMVLSASSDAIVGQAPVKDGGVAGGLQATALQIGGALGTSVLVSLISSRVDSTLVDELTDAGVPASVAGGLREARDAVAMGVAPVSGNMTEQLRAAVVEGSGQAFMNGVHTAVTVTGVLCLLGAAFAAAGLRGTSPAAQH; encoded by the coding sequence ATGCCATCCACCACCGTGGATCACTCCTCGCTGCCCGTTGCCTCCCTACCGCAAGTGGAGCCGCCCCAGGGCAGGCGCTTCAACCCGTGGCTGACTCTCCTTGCGGTCGCCTTCGGCCTCTTCATGGTTCAGCTCGACGCATCCGTCGTGGCGATCGCCAACCCCGAGATCGGCCGCTCCCTCGAAGCGTCCACCGCGGATCTGCAGTGGGTCACCAACGCCTATCTGCTCGCCCTGGCGGCATCGCTGATCCTGGGCGGCAAGCTCGGCGACCGCTTCGGACGGCGCACCTACTACATGGTCGGCGTCGTCGGGTTCACCCTCGCCTCGGTCGCCATCGGCCTGTCGGGCTCGATCGAGGGTGTCATCGTCTTCCGGGCGGTGCAGGGCTTCTTCGGCGGGCTTCTGATGCCCAACACCCTGGGCCTGCTGCGCGCCGTCTTCCCACCACGGAAGTTCGGCATCGCCGTGGGTATCTGGGCCATGGTCTCCGCCGTCTCCACAGCGCTCGGCCCCATCGTCGGCGGCCTGCTCATCGAGAACGTCAACTGGGAGTCCGTCTTCTACCTCAACGCCCCGATCGGTGTGATCGCGCTCCTGGTCAGCGCCGCCGTCCTGCCGCAGAGCAGAAACTCGACCGGCCACCACCGCTTCGACGTCCCCGGCGTCGTGCTGCTGGCTCTCGGCCTGCTGTGCGTGGTCTTCGGCGTCGTCAAGGGCGAGACCTGGGGCTGGGCCTCGGCCGGCACCCTGGGCGTCGTCGCCGCCGGCGTGCTCATCCTGGTGGGCTTCGGCTGGTACGAGAACCGGATCGCGCACCCGTTGCTGCCGATGCGGCTGTTCCGCATCCGGGCGCTGACCGTCGGCACGATCATCACCGCCCTCAACTTCTTCGTGATGCTCGGCGTGATCTTCTTCGTGATGCTCTACCTTCAGAACGTGCGCGGCTTCTCGCCGGTCGAGGCCGGCGTACGCACACTGCCGCTCAGTCTCGCTTCGCTGGTGGCCTCCCCGCTGGGGGCGGCGCTGACCGGCCGCTTCGGGCCCCGGCTCTCGATGCCGCTGGGCATGCTGCTCCAAGCCGCCGCGACCTTCGGCCTGCTCAGCTGGGACACCGGCTCGTCCTACGCCACGATGTGGCCGCCGTTCATCGCGCTCGGCCTGGGGGTCGGCATGGTGCTGTCGGCCTCCTCCGACGCCATCGTCGGCCAGGCCCCCGTCAAGGACGGCGGAGTGGCGGGCGGCCTCCAGGCCACCGCCCTTCAGATCGGCGGCGCGCTGGGCACGTCGGTGCTGGTCTCGTTGATCAGCAGCCGGGTCGACTCCACGCTCGTCGACGAGCTGACCGACGCGGGGGTCCCGGCGTCTGTCGCGGGCGGCCTGAGGGAGGCCCGTGACGCGGTCGCCATGGGCGTCGCCCCGGTATCCGGCAACATGACCGAGCAGCTCCGGGCGGCCGTCGTGGAGGGCAGCGGCCAGGCGTTCATGAACGGTGTGCACACCGCCGTGACCGTGACCGGCGTTCTCTGCCTGCTGGGAGCGGCATTCGCGGCAGCCGGGCTCCGCGGCACCTCCCCGGCTGCACAGCACTGA
- a CDS encoding histidine phosphatase family protein: MGELILIRHGQTEWSLSGQHAGRTDVPLTDAGKAAAKSLAPRLSRRHLVAVFSSPLSRALRTAELAGLTGVRPDQDLVEWDYGGYEGLTAAQIQETRPGWDLWQDGVIPGDAAHPGEQLQQVAVRADAVLDRIRPLLGDGDVAVVAHGHLARVLAVRWLGLDASASRLLGHPHPGTLSFLATEDERPFIAAWNVP; encoded by the coding sequence ATGGGTGAACTGATATTGATCAGGCATGGCCAGACCGAATGGAGCCTGTCGGGCCAGCACGCCGGCCGCACCGACGTTCCGCTGACTGACGCGGGCAAGGCTGCAGCCAAGTCGCTCGCCCCGCGGCTTTCCCGACGCCATCTGGTCGCTGTGTTCAGCAGCCCGCTCAGCCGCGCCCTGCGGACGGCAGAGTTGGCGGGCCTGACCGGCGTCAGGCCCGATCAGGACCTGGTGGAGTGGGACTACGGTGGCTATGAGGGCCTGACCGCGGCGCAGATCCAGGAGACAAGGCCGGGATGGGACCTGTGGCAGGACGGTGTCATTCCCGGCGACGCCGCCCATCCTGGCGAACAGCTCCAGCAGGTGGCCGTGCGCGCGGACGCGGTGCTGGACCGGATCCGGCCGCTGTTGGGCGATGGCGACGTCGCCGTCGTCGCTCACGGACATCTGGCACGCGTGCTCGCCGTGCGCTGGCTCGGCCTTGACGCGTCCGCCAGCCGACTACTTGGTCACCCACATCCAGGCACTCTCAGTTTCCTGGCCACCGAGGACGAGCGGCCTTTCATTGCTGCCTGGAACGTGCCGTAA
- a CDS encoding GlxA family transcriptional regulator, with protein sequence MGSVHRVAVLALDGVYPFELGIPSRVFGAAEGLYEVVTCTVDGRPVHTNSDFSITVEHGPDALRMADTVVIPPFATSLIAREAPAAVTEALACVAPGTRIVSICTGAFVLAAAGLLDGRPATTHWALAGVFREWFPHIALDPDVLFIDDGDVLTSAGAASGVDVCLHVVRKDHGSEVANRVARICVVPPWRDGGQAQYIDQPVPDASSNGTAATRQWALENLHEPLSLAELADHARMSLRTFARRFREEVGTSPGRWLIQQRVARARHLLESTDLPVDDVAAQVGFATGTSLRQHLHAVIGVSPLAYRRTFRGIPGEIH encoded by the coding sequence ATGGGAAGCGTTCACCGTGTAGCCGTTCTGGCCCTGGATGGGGTGTACCCGTTCGAGCTGGGCATTCCGAGCCGGGTCTTCGGGGCCGCGGAGGGCTTGTACGAGGTCGTGACCTGCACCGTCGACGGTCGTCCGGTGCATACCAACTCCGATTTCTCCATCACTGTCGAGCACGGCCCGGACGCTCTGCGCATGGCCGACACCGTGGTCATCCCACCGTTCGCCACCTCGCTCATCGCGCGGGAGGCGCCTGCGGCCGTCACGGAGGCTCTCGCGTGCGTGGCACCGGGCACGCGCATCGTGTCCATCTGCACGGGCGCCTTCGTCCTCGCTGCAGCCGGTCTGCTCGACGGACGTCCTGCCACTACGCACTGGGCGCTTGCCGGCGTCTTCCGGGAGTGGTTTCCGCACATCGCGCTCGATCCGGATGTGCTGTTCATCGACGACGGCGATGTGCTGACATCCGCGGGTGCCGCGTCCGGTGTCGACGTCTGCCTGCACGTCGTACGCAAGGACCACGGCAGCGAAGTGGCCAACCGGGTCGCTCGTATCTGTGTCGTACCGCCCTGGCGGGACGGCGGGCAGGCGCAGTACATCGACCAGCCGGTGCCCGACGCCTCCTCGAACGGCACGGCCGCCACCCGCCAGTGGGCGCTGGAGAACCTTCACGAGCCCCTGAGCCTGGCCGAGCTCGCCGACCATGCGCGGATGAGTCTGCGTACCTTTGCCCGCCGCTTCCGTGAGGAGGTGGGAACGAGTCCGGGGCGATGGCTCATTCAGCAGCGGGTCGCCCGCGCACGGCATCTGCTCGAATCCACCGACCTGCCGGTGGACGATGTCGCCGCCCAGGTCGGCTTCGCGACGGGCACGTCGCTCCGCCAGCACCTGCACGCAGTCATCGGTGTGTCGCCGCTCGCCTACCGGCGCACGTTCCGAGGGATTCCCGGAGAAATCCACTGA
- a CDS encoding ArsR/SmtB family transcription factor, whose product MATGVDSFEDPPAEVLAEAAAAFGLLASSARLHIMWTLAQGESDVTGLAERVGGALPAVSQHLTKLKLAGLVRSRREGRRMVYFVDDPDIVTVVRLMVGQLTARADAASASVRTLRRTGA is encoded by the coding sequence GTGGCGACAGGCGTCGACAGCTTCGAGGACCCGCCTGCCGAGGTACTCGCGGAGGCGGCCGCGGCCTTCGGGCTGCTGGCGTCCTCGGCACGGCTGCACATCATGTGGACATTGGCCCAGGGCGAGAGTGATGTGACCGGACTCGCGGAGCGGGTGGGAGGCGCGCTGCCCGCTGTCAGTCAGCACCTGACGAAGCTGAAGCTCGCGGGTCTTGTGCGTTCCCGCCGCGAGGGCCGGCGGATGGTCTACTTCGTGGACGACCCCGATATTGTGACCGTGGTTCGGCTCATGGTCGGCCAGTTGACCGCGCGCGCCGATGCCGCATCCGCGTCGGTACGAACGCTCCGCAGGACCGGTGCCTGA
- a CDS encoding MarR family winged helix-turn-helix transcriptional regulator, which translates to MPVSRASVQDLDRVASALAACLPALNRALDRRVAQDFGRPKPPEGQLALLRFVSQQEGATVREAADALLMRPNNVSALVSQLTEQGLLERRQDTDDKRIAHLHPTSRARRELAEVRRLEGAHIAQALQSLTDGELDALGSVVGALTSLTRHLHPVPAAE; encoded by the coding sequence ATGCCCGTTTCCCGCGCGTCCGTCCAGGACCTCGACCGTGTGGCCTCTGCGCTCGCGGCGTGCCTGCCCGCGCTGAACCGGGCCCTGGACCGCCGGGTCGCCCAGGACTTCGGGCGGCCCAAGCCGCCCGAGGGGCAGCTCGCGCTGCTGCGTTTCGTTTCGCAGCAGGAGGGCGCCACCGTGCGTGAGGCCGCCGACGCCCTGCTGATGCGGCCGAACAACGTCAGCGCGCTCGTCTCCCAGCTCACCGAGCAGGGACTGCTGGAGCGCCGGCAGGACACCGACGACAAGCGGATCGCCCATCTGCATCCGACCTCAAGGGCTCGGCGTGAACTGGCCGAGGTCCGGCGTCTCGAAGGCGCGCACATCGCGCAGGCCCTGCAGTCCCTCACCGACGGTGAGCTGGACGCACTCGGTTCGGTCGTGGGCGCGCTGACGTCGCTGACGCGGCATCTGCACCCCGTGCCCGCAGCCGAGTAG
- a CDS encoding CBS domain-containing protein — MSPTAADAMIAPDLQISDHVSIDRALDVLRGSRTQYVLIRDDAGRCAGIITLDQLTAHAAQPWYAEDTRVRDIAHDSGPFAHPGMPASEAAAAMRERSLTILPVVDEDGFAVGILTTARLQALLGTLPEDTDRP, encoded by the coding sequence ATGAGTCCTACAGCCGCCGACGCCATGATCGCGCCGGACCTGCAAATCAGCGACCACGTCAGCATCGACAGGGCACTCGATGTCCTGCGCGGATCCCGCACCCAGTACGTACTCATCCGCGACGACGCCGGCCGGTGCGCCGGAATCATCACTCTCGACCAGCTCACCGCCCACGCAGCGCAGCCCTGGTACGCCGAGGACACCCGGGTCCGTGACATCGCACACGACAGCGGCCCGTTCGCGCACCCCGGCATGCCGGCGTCGGAGGCCGCGGCCGCCATGCGCGAGCGGTCCCTGACAATCCTGCCCGTCGTCGACGAGGACGGCTTCGCGGTGGGCATCCTCACCACCGCACGGCTGCAGGCACTTCTCGGCACCCTTCCGGAGGACACCGACCGGCCCTGA
- a CDS encoding NADP-dependent oxidoreductase has translation MRAMSQDIHGTPDVLKEVRLPKPVPGPSQILVAVRAAGVNPTDWKHRANGLFLDRLPLVLGWDVSGVVEAVGFGVTLFKPGDEVFGMLPYPYGVGSHAEYVTAPARAFARKPAGIDHVQAGALPLAALTAYQALVDTADVRPGQRVLVHAAAGGVGHLAVQIAKSRGAYVIGTASAPKHDFVRALGADEMIDYHSVDFAEAVKDIDVVLDPLAGETRARSLNVLRPGGVLVSLLYGGSPNERQRAAELGVRVETLLVEADHAGMNAIADLVEAGSLHAHVETTFPLAEAPKAHALGETDRTSGKIVLVVTEPASAEL, from the coding sequence ATGCGCGCCATGAGCCAGGACATCCACGGAACCCCGGACGTACTCAAGGAAGTACGACTGCCGAAGCCGGTCCCGGGACCGAGCCAGATCCTGGTCGCCGTCCGCGCGGCCGGGGTCAACCCCACCGACTGGAAGCACCGCGCCAACGGGCTTTTCCTGGACCGGCTTCCGCTGGTCCTGGGCTGGGACGTCTCAGGAGTCGTCGAGGCCGTCGGCTTCGGCGTCACTCTGTTCAAGCCGGGCGACGAGGTCTTCGGCATGCTGCCCTACCCGTACGGGGTCGGCTCCCACGCGGAGTATGTGACCGCCCCGGCCCGTGCCTTCGCCCGCAAGCCGGCCGGCATCGACCATGTCCAGGCCGGGGCCCTCCCGCTTGCCGCCCTCACCGCATACCAGGCCCTCGTCGACACCGCCGACGTGCGCCCCGGGCAGCGGGTCCTCGTCCACGCGGCCGCAGGCGGCGTCGGCCACCTCGCAGTCCAGATCGCCAAGTCCCGTGGGGCGTACGTGATCGGTACCGCGAGCGCTCCCAAGCACGATTTCGTCCGGGCACTTGGCGCGGACGAGATGATCGACTACCACAGCGTCGACTTCGCCGAGGCCGTCAAGGACATCGATGTCGTCCTCGATCCCCTGGCGGGCGAGACCCGCGCCCGCTCGCTGAACGTCCTGCGTCCTGGCGGTGTTCTCGTCTCGCTCCTGTACGGCGGGTCCCCGAACGAGCGGCAGCGGGCCGCCGAGTTGGGCGTCCGTGTCGAGACCCTCCTTGTCGAGGCCGACCACGCCGGCATGAACGCCATCGCCGACCTCGTCGAGGCCGGCTCCCTCCATGCCCACGTCGAGACCACGTTTCCCCTCGCCGAGGCACCCAAGGCCCACGCCCTCGGTGAGACCGACCGGACCTCGGGAAAGATCGTGCTCGTCGTGACGGAGCCCGCATCAGCGGAGTTGTGA
- a CDS encoding nuclear transport factor 2 family protein, whose amino-acid sequence MDPDIRTRAALEEHWQASERGDTEAEHAIYAADAILDYPQSGERFRGRATISSQRGGHPASRHFTVHRIVGSGDLWVSECVITYDGVPTYSVSIMEFAHGHVVHETQYFADAFGSPEWRTALAEPMPGRNIARA is encoded by the coding sequence ATGGATCCTGATATCCGGACCAGGGCCGCACTCGAGGAACACTGGCAGGCATCGGAACGTGGGGATACCGAAGCCGAGCACGCCATCTACGCTGCGGACGCGATCCTCGACTACCCCCAGTCAGGTGAACGATTCCGGGGCCGCGCGACGATTTCCTCGCAACGTGGCGGGCACCCCGCCAGTCGGCACTTCACCGTCCACCGGATCGTTGGCAGCGGGGATCTGTGGGTGAGCGAGTGTGTCATCACGTACGACGGGGTGCCCACCTACTCAGTGAGCATTATGGAATTTGCCCATGGGCATGTGGTGCACGAGACGCAGTACTTCGCGGACGCCTTCGGTTCGCCTGAATGGCGGACAGCACTCGCGGAGCCGATGCCGGGCAGGAATATCGCCAGGGCCTGA